The Leucoraja erinacea ecotype New England unplaced genomic scaffold, Leri_hhj_1 Leri_671S, whole genome shotgun sequence DNA window CCGGCCTCTGAACTTTTAAATGGTCATGATATATTCAAGAAAATGTTTGCTTTAAATACAAATAACTTTTAGAAATCAAAACTAAGGACCTTCAATGCAAGATATTTTTGAATAAGTCCAAACAAATAGATAATTTAACATCAGAAGGCTTAAAATATGAAACATTACAATAGTATTAGACTGAATCAATGCTTTTAAAAAGGAAGCTAGAAGAGATCACATAAGAAAATGATTAAACAGAAAGTTTTAACAAAAGGCAAAATTAttggatagacaaaaatgttggagtaactctggagaaaataggtaagtgacattttgggtcaggacccttcttcagatgaattgTAGTAGGGAGTGaaggacaaaaaaaaagaaactaaaaacagcaggacaaatcagggctggatttgttaaaatgttggaggatgtgTAAAGCGTAAACACACCCATGTAGTACAGATTGGCAGGGcatgaggggggtgaggtgaaggGGGTTGTggttcttctccgtggattgtctcCTTGTtgtgtggagaagcttgtgtggtcctgagatcgtTAGAGCGATGCcttctggagctatgctcctggtagggtcacccatggtggtaaggtcgaggggtggtctctgacaaagagcaatccaaccaagacctcaatagtggaacaggcggaggatgatggctaacTTTAGTAGAGggtcacaacagctgggaaggcgaatgaaggctgcagcagaaaagggtccccggtcgtcttgaattccatgccactggatcctgacccagatctgtcaaggacggtGTGGTGGctttctgtgcaccagtctccccacgttaaacaaagtcatgaacaggagtcctccatgagaggacagtcatactcgtttcgtgTGAAAGCCGATGACGATGATGATgaatgaagggggtgggggtgaaggggggcgGGGCTGAATGGGGCTGGGGGCTGAAGGGGGCGGGGCTGAagggtgggtggggaagggagttGGGGGGAAGAGggcggggtggaggggtgggggtgaagggggttgGGTGTGCGCTGTATCTTTTATGTAATTCTGTTCAAGGCTGAATATACTCACACTGGTATGGtacagagcttttgcatttttcagcttgaaattgtgcaatctggtgcatactgtagcgagtattttaacttacacttgaatgcaacatgtatgctttaaattgaattggctatgaataaggttaggctaaattacattctacAGTAGAggcaggctctgatcaacaggtgcagcacatgaatgatcttagtatattcatgtatggaaatcagattatattcaagcatttggcccatgttgaccaacctgggtctcacggcACACCTGGTACTATTCCTGACCCTGACACCAGTtgtataccttctctcattcctgaccctgagtccagccttacaccttaCCCCCTCCCTATTCCAcactgatcatagctgcttatctgcttaggttcccagtgctgaccACTAACATTGTCTCAgagttgagagagagaggggagagagcggggagggagagaggggggaaggggagagaggggaaggggagagaggggaaggggagagaggggagaggggggagagaggggaggagagagagagagagaggagagaggagagagggaggggggagaagtgagggggggagaagggagggtgggagaagggagggtgggagaagggACGGAGGAGAGGGGCCCAGCAGCCGTCGGCCTCAGAGTGAGCCTCAGCTCCATGGCCTCGCATCCTCGCCGCTTAAGACCCCGAgtacagagagggggggaagggtggatTGGGCGGGCGTGATCCCGAGTGAGCCTGTGGGCCGGCAGCGAGGACGCCGAAAATAGCAGCGGGGGAAGCAGCCGATCTGTGccggagagccgggcggcagcagccgttatccTGGCGCGGGTCACGAGCTGCGAGAGGCATGGCGCGAGCGTagttggaggggggggaaggggagtggaggaaGCCGGGCTGCAaaatcaagagagagagagaagtggcttggattgggtcccgtcccctcaacgcacggttgggggcagagatagagagagggcagagacaaggagagggcagagacagggagactgCTGGCGGGAGTGGGGCGGCTTCTTTTTGGCCcaagtcacggccccatcccaaaccCCGGGtttggccctcactccagctccaggctctgctCCAGCCCAGGCTCTGCTCCCTCCCCACCAGGCGCTGGGCGGTGGACATGGACTCGAGGGAGGTCACGGGCGGGGATCGACCTGAGGACCCCGAGCGAGGTGGCGGGCGGGCGTTGAGCCGGGCTTGGCCcgcggcagcagcctccccacgaGGCGCCGACCCGAGCGAGGATGTGGACGGACGTGGGCCCCGAGCAAGGCCACGGCTTGCGGGCTTCTGCAGAACTTTTTCGATATTTCTGAGCTCCATGGGCTCGCATCCTcggcgcttcagaccccgagtacggggAGGGGACGGAGTGGGGGTGAagtgggggagaggaagaagatgatgggggagagaggtgaagttGGAGTGTGGGGGCAGGCTCGTGAGTCCCGTGTAGATTTTAAAatgagtgagtgtgggggggaggattttattaaaaaatgtgtacataagaatgtccaaatgttttgaggagtggatgagttaatgtaaaagtgaaatcgttagcgacatggaaaaaatctCTGAGTTTTTctgtgtggttttggcggaccaaggaatcaaaggccaaatcagacagacagacagacagacagacagacagacagacagacaacagacagacagacagacacacgcagttttaatagatagatagatagatagatagatagatagatagatagatagatagatgatatgaTGAATGTTATTGAGCAGGATTGTTATTATTAACAAAGTTTAAGAGGTTTAATGTATACCACCGCTGGTGCCTTGCATACCACCACTGTGTTTGGTGGTGGCATCCTCATTTAGGTTCCTATAGTAAACGTATAACGTAACTAAACCCTATGTTGTTTCTTTTTGTGCTTATATGTTGCAGTTTCACATTTGAATACAGTAAAGCATTAAACGACAGCTCGTCTCTACTGGTCTTTATTGGATCAATTGTTTAGCTTGCTggatagctggatagggacattcAGTGAGTCCAGTTTAATCctagagtaaatcagtgggtcaggcagcatctctggagaaaatggaaggtgatgtttcgagttagAATTGAAGAATTGTGTCCAACAAAGGCCCCAACACTTGTGATAAATCAACGGTTAGACTTCCAGTCAGAAAAACAACCATGCATCACTAACTACCCACTGCCTTATTAACTAGACAATTTTGTACCCAGTTTGCCTAAATATATTGGATCTCAGGTGCCCTTACTTTACTCAATGAGCTGACTGACTACACAGAGTTTATCAAAAACCTTGATCAAATTTATCAAATACCTCCTTACCTACATCACTTTTCTTCATAGCCCCCTCAAAAAATTCAAACAGATTTGCGAGACAGAACTTCCCATGCACAAATTTATGCCGACTTCCATGATCAGAACCAGACCTTCAAATGGATTATATATGAcatctctctgatttttttttcaatagtTCCATAACTACTGACATAAGGCTCAACGGCATAACGTTTCTTTCCATATCCACATCATCCTTCTTGAATGTGGAAACAATATTAGCTATCTTCCAGTCTTCCGATACCTCAACCTGTGGTTACAAAGCATAAATCTCCATCAGAGCCTCATCAATCTCCTTCCTTGCTGCCCATAAAACCCTGGGATAAATTTTGTTAGGCTCTGCGGATTTGCCGCTTTAATATTGTTTAATATCTCCAACACTTTCTCTTTCCTGAATGTCCCAAACCATCAATCTCTACCTCCTAATGCTCTAATTTCTCCATCAGTTCGTGCTGGTCAATACTGACAGAAAGTGATATCCTGAGGCTCCACACAACAGCTTCCCTTTTAGAGTGGATCTATTCCTTCTCTAACACACCCCCATTCCTCACCTCTTGGCGTCTAATATAATTATTAAAACGTTTTGGAATTATCTTTAAATCTTTTGCCAAACGCCATTTCAGCAGCCCCTTTTTGCCCCCCTAATTGCTTTCTAATcttatatatgtaggaaggaactgcagatgctggtttaaatcgaagggagacacaaaatgctggagtaactcaatgggacaggcagcatctctggagagaagaaatgggtgacgttttgggttgagacacttgtTCAGACCGTTCTAATCTTATATGCTCTACAAACTCCAGTCTGAGGTCTCAGTTGATAACAATTCCACCTTTCACCATTGTGAAATTCCACATGTTGTTTCCATAGATCAATAGTATCAATTGTCACACAGTAGGTCCAAAAACATGCATATGTAAAATTACAAGATAATCTCCAGAATCAAGGCGCGTAATTACACAATTGCAACAAAATTTAAGAATCAAAAAACATAAGTGAAGCATAGGAGATGGAGGGTTGGCATGTCTTGGaattgatgcaaataaataaaattaccATCTTTGATCTACATTTAACCTACTGCATTGGTTTTGGCATTGCAATGGTGCATTGGATATATTAACAAATCTTGAATTCCACCTACAATAATTTAGTTTTATTGAAAGGTTGACATTTTGCAATATTATTTTCAATGTACATAAATAAAATAGGTTTGAAAAATAATTCCAAACTACACACAATAATTGGAATAAACAAAATCTGGAAGAGATTCCTTCAAATGTACGTTATCAGAGCACTAGAATATTCCCATTTGAAAAATGGattttgaaaataaaatcataaagagCTTTTAAGCTTCATAACTAGCTTGAGTTATCGTCCTTTTCAATGCCCTCCTGTAATATTCCCATTCAATTGGATATTGATACACTGCTAAATTCAACAATGACAGTTTGTAGTAGTTGAAGGAAGCAGGTGAGAGCCAGATAAACCAAATCTGGAATTCTACATAttttcctccagaaatgtttTGGTCTATAGCCGGCCTTCTTCCAGATACAAAGGTTTTAAATTTGGAATTCGCTTTTTCACATCACAAAGTTCCTtgataatcttgcatttgcacATGTAGACACATAAAAAGTACTAAAGCACTTCAAAACATAATTTTACCTACATGATTATtataaattattttcaataaCTGAAAATTGCTCTGGTGCTCTCTGTGAAAGGTAAATTTACATCTTACAGTAAAATGCAACCATACCTGTAGTTAAAATTTTTGTTGATAAAATCCATCTGTGGTACTGAAGCAACATGGACTTTGACCTCTTGGCTCCCTCCAGCCGAGCTCAGGTAATCCACTGTCCATTTCGATGTGCATGCACCCAGGTAAATTCCTTTAAGAACTGCTGGTTTTCTCTGaggattgtttaaaaaaaaatgtaaattaccTAAAAACTTACTAACCTAAAAATCTGAGATCATGCCAAATTGAGTAATACACAGGAAAATTGAAAGGAAATTATGGAAAATATGGTGAATAATTTGTTTGGGTAGCTTTCACCGTGAGTCATGCAGTAGGCCTTTACCTTTGTCGTTGGCCAGACAACAGCCAACATTTCTGTTGGaaatgaacaacagaattactTCTCGAAATAATATTTTCCATTGGTGCAGCCTAAGGGTACCAATGAGGTCAGGGAAACCCAAAGGAAAAAGGATGTGAAAGTAGCAGACTCATCATGCATTGTATACAGATGCTGCAATTATTGGCAGCGATACTCAAGAAGGAAACTGGGACGCAGAAAAATGGATTTGGCAGGAGCTGCAGGCAAGATATTGATGTCACTTTAATTTCCATCTCTTTGCTGATTTAACTCAGGGTTTAATCGTTGTGGTAAGTAATAAAGTTATATTTGCGGGCCACCAGTCACACCTTTAAAAGCAAATTTCTGACAGTTACTGTGGAAGTAGATGCTGCATGTTCAAATACAAAACCGTGCGTAAATCGGTTCAATTATTAATCACCTTTGTTCTACCGTATCTTGCAATATTCTAaacaaatatttgttttattaaatTCATATACCCGCTTGTACATTAACTAAATAAAGCAATCGAAGATTTTTTATTAAAGCCCTTTAATTGTACACTTACATAGCTAATGTCCCAAGTAAAGTCTTGTGTGGGCCACTTTCTAGTGATCAGCAACTTATTTGGGTCTTTGGCACATCTTGAAATCTTCAGATTATCTTCTCAAAGGTACATTTCAAACAAAGTGGATTATCCATCGTTATCCGTTAATTAGATCTGTTCTATTCTATGCTTTCCTCAGCCTCTATATTATGATTGCCAAACACTTTGTTGTGGCTACACTGGCCACAAACCTGCCTTTGACAACAATCCCTGCTGTCCTTCTGGTTTGTATTTTTAATGAAGATTGCTCAAGTCTATGGAAGTTTTTATGGAACTTTAAAGAATTATGATTTCAAATTTCACTTGTCAGGAAATTGCAGGGCTCTAAGTTCTGAATTTTCACTCCATCTGAAATAAGTAAATTGTATGTGTATTTTAGGTTGTGAATAGAGAATCTTAGAATTCCAATCTCGACAATATCATTAGGAAGGCATTAGTCTCATTTTATACATTAATATCAGATTTTTTCATTATAGCAGCCAATCACATCAACTTGGTTATAAGTCTCCAGAAAAATGTATTAGGAGGCACCTTGTCAAACAATGTGTGGAAACTATGACCCAGAGTGATGTTACTCACACTCCAGTCCAGCTAGCCCCAAGTGTTTGAATTGTACAGCTATTGATGGATTGGAAATGTACTTAATTATATTATTAACTGACTAGAGTTTGCATCAATAATGGTTCTATGAGCTATTGATCTAATGTGTTGTCAGAAGGAGGGATAATTTATTAACTAACCAAAGAGTTATAGCAGACAAGGTTTGGATTACTGCATCAACCAGCACACAATGAGTATATTCAAAGCAGTGACCATGACTTGTAGACATCAC harbors:
- the LOC129694445 gene encoding tRNA wybutosine-synthesizing protein 5-like; translated protein: MDAAAAVVCSKAAVAVHNHADKDTFLREVYPLRKPAVLKGIYLGACTSKWTVDYLSSAGGSQEVKVHVASVPQMDFINKNFNYRLRYRKTGR